Within the Haloarcula sp. CBA1127 genome, the region AACTGTCTACGAAGACACGGTTGCCCATCTGAGTGAGAGCGAGCGAGAAGTGACCGGACTCGTGTTCGCACTCGCCGGATACCTCGTCCACGATGTGTACGAGGATGTTCCGTTCATGCTGCTCGACTCGCTCGAAGCAATCGACTCGGAGCGTATCGCTTCACTCGTTGAGTATTTCGCGGAGTCCCCCTCCTATCTCGTTGTCGCGTTGCTCCCTGAGGATGCGCAGGCGCTTCCGGAGAAGTACAACCGGATTACCGATATCTGACCCGGTTGTGGCTACCAAAGAGCGGACCTTTTGAACGCTCACTCACAGTTACAGCCGCCGCGGTCGAGAAGGTCGCTAACACTATAGCGCGTTTCGCAGTCCTGACAGCGGATATCGATGTTCACGAACACTCGATAGTCGCCCAAAGTGAGCTTGTCTGCGGTGTTCAGTCGGTCGACCGTATCCCGGACGATTGTCTCGACGCGACTGCGGAGGCGGTCGATAGTTCCACGCTCTTGCTCGACCTGTGCAGCTTCTGATTCAGGTTCGTAGCACACATCACGAACCTCTGTGAGGTAGTACCGAATCGCCTGATACGTGACGAACTGGCTTTCCAGCGTATCGACGTCGATGCCAGTCCGTTCGAGTCGGTTCCGCGCTTCGGTTCGCTTGCCTGCACTGACGTCGTCATCTGTCAGCAGTCGATAGAAGTTCGCCGGTTCGCCGTCGATAACATCCATACCCGCATCGCGGATTGCAGCCACAAGCAAAGCTTGATTGAACCGATCAGCGAGGTCACGAAGACTCTGTCGTTCCCCATTCTTCCCAAGCCATGCGTGCTCCAGTTCCGTCCCCATCGACGTCAGTCCATGCCTCTCGATCAACTGTGCGACTTTCGACTGCGCTGACCCCATTATCGTCAGAACGCGTCGATCCGGTTTAGCCGTTTTGTTGCGATATCTGCGCGTTTAATCTGGAAGATGAGACTACAGCGGATTTAGCGGGCCTGTAATGCATTTTTCGGACGAATTAGAAATCAGGATCTGGTTCTAACTGCTTTCTGAGCGGCCATTTCTGTTACCTATACAACTGATTCGGGGGCAATCCGAGACTCCGGATAGTGTCGCCACTCAGACGCCGCGCTCTCATCGAGAGAGTCTTGTTACTATCCGATTCCAGTCTCCTTCTTCAGCAGCGTCAGCGGGGTATCAGCCGTCACGATCGGTGAGTGTTCATACTTACCGGTCAACTGGACCTGCACGAGTAGATCACCCGCTCGGCATATCGAGTACAAGAGACACGCGAACGCGAAGTAGAAGAACCGCAGGCCGAAGTGTTTCGACGTTGTGGCGGCCATGAACCGTTTGATGGACTTGTAGCCGCTCTCTATTTCCCACCGGGAGCCGTACTCGGTGAGGTGCCCGCTCCCCCGATTCGTCATGAACACCGAATACTGCCGATGATCGGTATGTTCGGAGTTCTCTCTGCGTCGGTAGACCAGCGTCGTGGAATGCCACTCATTATCGCCGAGATGCAGTCTTCGGTCGGTTTCCTAGCGATCCTTTCCCTTCTTGAGGAGTCGTTTCGCTGGGCTTTTTCGCTGGTCTGCATCCGCTTCGGGACGACATAGGAAAGCCCACGCTGGCTGATCATCTCCAAGATGTGCTGGCTGTCAAACCTGAAAGTACAGAAATCTCAATCACCGGTGAAAGAAATAGGAAGAAATTGGATGTTAGCTTCCCCAATCCTCGGGAGAGGGGTCTAGTTGAGGATCCGGACTTTGAAGTTTCTGTAATCAGTAAGCCTAGCAAGTCCTCCGAAGAAAATCCAGGTATATTTGAGTTCTCTGTGACTAATACTCAAGATCAGCCTGAGATATTTAGATCTGTCTGGACAAACACAAATTATGGTTGGAGCAATACCATTGAAACGGAGTTTAAGCCCAAAGAAACTATAGAGACGAAACAGTATGTACGTCATAATGAGCTAGGGCTTGAAACAAAGGAAACAGAATCATATGTACTTGATTATGGGGAAGATCCAGTGGAGGTGTCTGCATAATTTGTAAAATATGGAATAATCCGTAGACGAACAGTTTCATTGCTTTGGTCTCTCACTCCTGGTAGCCGCAACAAAGTCTTTATCGATGTGGGTGGATCTAAATATATGAACCGTCGGGGTTTTGTTTCCATGATTACGGTGTCATTCGCTATTTTATCTGGTTGTAGTAGTGATAATAATCCATCAACTGGGGCAGGAACCGAAAGCGATCAAACCACCACGGATAGTAATAATACTAACACAAATACTGATATCCAAGATGTGAGCTCATCAAATAGTGGTACCTCATGTCCACCATCTGGTGAAGTTAGAGCTCGAGTTGCTCAAGGTCCTTCGAATAAAACAATAATCGATGCAAATGGAAGTGATGTTACTGAGAATAAGTATATTGTTGAAGCATTATCAAAAGCAAAGGAAGCAAATAAAAGAGGGAGCAGAAATAGTGTTCATGTAAGTGTTGATGATATACAAAATAGTGGTGTAGAGGAAAAAATTGGTTACGCAAATGAAACATATATAAAGTATTCTAATGATATTTACGAAATTGCTTTTTATGTAATTGAATGTTAACTATGCATACTCACTAAGCGACCAAGTCAATCTAAGTCCTCTGAATGAAACCGGTGGTAATACCATATGCATTGAGATGACCAGCCTCAACTACTGCTTTAATCACCACTTCGCAGCCAGACTTCTTGATCACAGAAGACACCACTCACGGGAATATGCTTGACTCCAGATATATGTGATATGGGCCAATAGAATCACATATAGTTACATAAGCCCGACATTCATAGATATATAGGCACTAGCCGTAGGAGAAAACAGGTTCTGAATCTATTCTTCGGTATATATGGTGCGCACTCGGTAACGACTATCTACCACGAGAATTTTATACCTGACATTACAAGCGAGAAATTACACGATGGTCCCCTCCACCCGACGTACCCTCCTCCACAGCGCATGCGGGCTAGCGACGATGCTGGCTGGCTGTAGTGGGATGTTCGAGAGCAGCGACGAATCGACACGCACCGCTTCCGAAAACAATGGCTCGGCCGCTCCGGGAACTGGCATGGAACCTGACCCGGAGTCAGTTGTCACACGCGTGGACGCCGACCGTCGGCCTGTCTGGCTTAACGATGGAGACGGCCGGCCAACCGAAAGCCGACACTCCCGTCGATTGGAATCCAAGATTATCGATACGGCATCCAGAGCAGACCGGCTCGCCGTCGCCGAAGACGTGGACCGTTCGCTGATCGAAGCCTTCCTCGACGAGACTGACTTCGACACGGAAACGGTCTACGTCCAGACTGTGACGATCGAGGAGTGTTTTCGATTGACGCTCTGCCGGATCAGTTGGACGACAGACAAAATCTCAACTGACTACGGCCGGGTGAGCCGCCCCTACGACGAACCTTGCACAGCGGGCAACACGGTGTACGCGGTTTGGTTCATCCGGATTCCCGACACAGTCAACGCCGACGACATCTCCAGTTATTCGTCCTCAATCGGAGGCAATAGCTGTGACAGCCAGCGAGTCAGTGCTGAGGGGGAAAGCGGGGGCGGATCAGCATCAAGTAGTAACCGCCGCACCCAGACTGGTGGTGGCCAGGCATGACTGACGACACGTCCGAGACGGGCGGGGACTACGCTTGGATGACTCGGCGTGGTGTGCTCGCGCTAGCTGGAGCCAGCGCCATCGCTGGCTGTAGCAGTATCGACAGTGTGGGTGGGGGAGGCGAGGCAACTATCGATATCTACAACCTTCCCGATGTCCAGCGTGAGGAAAAGCGAGAAGCCCCAATCCCCCCGGCAATCCCGGTCGACATTGAAACGAGCCATTTCGATGCCGCGCGAGAGCGTGTTCGATCGCTTCTGGCGACGCTTCCGACCCCGCTCGGACCGGAAGAAATCCCGAACGGTCACATCCGCCAGCACCTGACGGATGCCGCCAGTGACGCCTCAGACGGCCTCGACGATGCGCGGACGGCCCGAACCGGGTTGATGGTGCTCCGGTCGTTGCGGCGGGCTCGTGAAAACGCCCGCTACGCCGCTGCGGGGTGGAGGGTTGTCGAGAGCGGCCGTACCGCTGCTCCGCTCCAAGACGAACACAGCAGGACCGTGTCTGCGGCCCGTGAAACCCGGCAGGAGCACGAATACGTCGGGATGGACCCGGTGCGCGCGGCGCTGGTCCACGCCCACATCGAGGCGGGACTGGTGCGGGCCAGTGACATGGATGTCATGTCCAGGGAAGAGTCAGAGCTGCTGTCTGTTGCCGAATGGGGTGAGACGGCCGAGTCGGCACAGGCGTATCTCGACGACGCTCGCCACGTCGGGGCGCAGTTCGCTGCCTCACTCCCAGCCGACGCCGGGACGGTCAGGCCGACGCTGAGTGATGCAGCAGAAGCACTACTGGCGGACGTCCGCGACAGGCAGGCGGACTTGCCGCCGGAAACACCCGTTGACGACCGCACTCCTGGGCAGATGGCTCTGGAAGAACTCCGCTGGGAAGCCGAGAGCGGAACCAACCGCCTCACGGAAGCCGTCGGGCCCGCGAGTGCTGTTGTCGACGCGAACAGCCGGCTCGCCCGGTTCCGAGCGCTCGACCGCATTCAGTCAAGTCGGGAGGCGGAAGCGCTCGCTCGGCCATCGGACGGGACAGCAGTTCGCGACATCAGACAGACCGCGTACAAGGCACTCACTGCGGCCCTCGAATCGAGTTCACAGCCGGAACTGGTCCGGACGGTTCTCGTTGACGCCGGCCACAAGATCATGGCCGCTGACCGTGGGTTGACGCATCATCAGGGAGAGATTGCGGCGTCCGCTCTCGATAGAAGCGTTGCGGACTACTGGCACGCAACAGCACTCGCCCGTTCAGCATCGGCGGCGACCCAACAAACGGTTCAGGCGCTACAATCTGACTGAACCAGCGTTACGAAAACCATGTTTCAGCTGGTGCCGGTCAACGGAAACGCGCTTACTGCCGTGCAGGCGAACTCGTTGAACGATTTATACTACACGACATTCACGGTCTATGATATGTTGTAGTACGAAATCACAATGTTACCACTGTTATTCCAGTACTGAACTAGTGGGGAACAGAGACTTTGTACGTTGAGCTCCTGTTTTGCTGTAATGGATTCCCGGGAACAGGAACCTGCACAGCAGCACGAGACTGCGACCCAACCAACAGATGGCTTCGACGAAGAGAAGGCGCGACGTGGCGCTCGCCTCTTGCTTGAAGCCGCTGGCCGTGACCCCGATTCGGCAGGACTATCGGACACCTGGAGCCGACGTGTCCCGGAAATGTTCGAAACGCTGACCGCAGGCTCTCGGCCTGAGTCCAAACCGGTCATGCGCACCTTCGATGCGGAGACCGACGGTCTCATCGTCAAAACTGGAATTCCACTTCACAGTATGTGCGAACATCATATGCTCCCCTTTCAGGGCGTTGCCCACGTGGCGTACAGACCCGGGGAGGAGATGGTGGGATTGTCAAAGCTCATCCGGTACGTCCGGTGGCAGTCACGCCAGCTGACGACACAGGAGACCCTCACGCGAGATATCGCAGTCGGTCTAGCCGATGAACTCGACGCGCACGGCGTCGTCGTCGAGATGACCGCAACGCATATGTGCGAAGTAATGCGGGGCATCGAGACGGAGACTGAAACGACGACCAGAGAGCACGTCGGAACCATCAGCGAAGCGGACCGCACGCAGTTCAGGGAATCGATTCGACGGTATGCTGGCGGGCCCAACGGCCAGTGAGTACCAATGACCGCGTCCCGTGGGACGGAGTTCTGGAGTGAAGTGGTCCAGTCCTCACCACGCGGATGTTCGTCGTCAGTGGACTACTCAAAACTCATAATGTTAAAACTTTGAAGGTCTGAGTATTTTGCCTGCTTTCGCCAGTGCCGGACCACAGCCGTGGACCCGACGACGGGTCTCCGTGCTGGAGCAGGTGTTTGCCGCTGCTAAGACTCCGGACAGCGACTGCTCACTGGTAATCAGTGCCCCGGTGGTATATAAATCGCCGCAGAACTGTGGTTCCTGCTTCTTTCCCGAAAGA harbors:
- the rdfA gene encoding rod-determining factor RdfA, translating into MGSAQSKVAQLIERHGLTSMGTELEHAWLGKNGERQSLRDLADRFNQALLVAAIRDAGMDVIDGEPANFYRLLTDDDVSAGKRTEARNRLERTGIDVDTLESQFVTYQAIRYYLTEVRDVCYEPESEAAQVEQERGTIDRLRSRVETIVRDTVDRLNTADKLTLGDYRVFVNIDIRCQDCETRYSVSDLLDRGGCNCE
- the folE gene encoding GTP cyclohydrolase I translates to MDSREQEPAQQHETATQPTDGFDEEKARRGARLLLEAAGRDPDSAGLSDTWSRRVPEMFETLTAGSRPESKPVMRTFDAETDGLIVKTGIPLHSMCEHHMLPFQGVAHVAYRPGEEMVGLSKLIRYVRWQSRQLTTQETLTRDIAVGLADELDAHGVVVEMTATHMCEVMRGIETETETTTREHVGTISEADRTQFRESIRRYAGGPNGQ